From Synoicihabitans lomoniglobus, the proteins below share one genomic window:
- the mnmG gene encoding tRNA uridine-5-carboxymethylaminomethyl(34) synthesis enzyme MnmG has translation MLYNDIPFDVIVCGGGHAGCEAALASARMGASTLLLSGNIDTVAAMSCNPAIGGQAKGQMVREIDALGGEMAINTDVTAIQFRLLNESKGLAVQSPRAQSDKKAYQYRMKHTLELQPNLHLFQATVTGLTHSGGKVTGVRTNLDLEFGGTTVVVTTGTFLRGLMHIGQNKNEGGRMGDFTAKTLSTSFEEVGIELQRLKTGTPPRLLGRSLDFSKMKEQQGDAKPTCFAFHETRQDHDLFHVEQTGESRLGWEPGTNQISCWMTYTTEETAQLVRDNLTKSAMYSGEISGTGPRYCPSIEDKFVRFADKPRHLLFIEPEGRTTNEFYVNGLSTSLPFDVQMKMVRTVPGLEHAELLRPAYAVEYDFAPPTQLFPSLESKKLENLFFAGQINGTSGYEEAASQGLIAGVNAVHKARGEQPLVLARHEGYIGVLIDDLVTKGTREPYRMFTSRAEHRLLFNHGSAEQRLIHHAKVHGLVGPERLARMAAKSESITHWINTFETTRPGGGQGTFADWIRRASQGDGAWPELPETFQQLPTESRDQVLYRVSYRGYLEREERQVAKLAQTEKIRIPSGLNYAEIKGLRRESALKLTETQPVNLGQASRISGVNPSDISILMVFIETLRRQTPRAT, from the coding sequence ATGCTATACAACGATATACCATTCGACGTGATTGTCTGTGGCGGTGGCCATGCCGGCTGTGAAGCCGCGCTCGCCTCCGCCCGGATGGGCGCCTCCACCCTGCTCCTTTCCGGCAATATCGACACCGTCGCCGCGATGAGCTGCAACCCCGCCATCGGCGGCCAGGCCAAGGGACAGATGGTTCGCGAGATCGATGCGCTGGGCGGCGAAATGGCGATCAATACCGATGTCACCGCCATTCAGTTCAGACTCCTCAATGAGTCCAAAGGATTGGCCGTGCAGTCCCCCCGCGCGCAGTCCGACAAGAAGGCGTATCAGTATCGCATGAAGCACACGCTGGAGCTGCAGCCCAACCTGCATCTGTTTCAGGCGACGGTGACCGGGCTCACCCACTCCGGCGGAAAAGTCACCGGCGTTCGGACCAATTTGGATTTGGAGTTCGGCGGCACCACTGTAGTCGTCACCACCGGCACCTTCCTGCGCGGCCTGATGCACATCGGCCAGAACAAGAACGAAGGCGGACGCATGGGCGATTTCACCGCGAAAACCCTTTCAACCAGTTTCGAAGAAGTGGGCATCGAACTCCAACGGCTGAAAACCGGAACGCCGCCGCGGTTATTGGGCCGTAGCTTGGATTTTTCGAAAATGAAGGAACAGCAAGGCGACGCCAAGCCCACCTGTTTTGCGTTCCACGAAACCCGGCAGGACCACGACCTGTTCCACGTGGAACAAACCGGCGAATCCCGCCTTGGCTGGGAACCTGGCACGAACCAGATCTCGTGCTGGATGACTTACACCACGGAGGAAACGGCGCAATTGGTGCGAGACAACCTCACCAAGTCCGCAATGTATTCCGGGGAGATCAGCGGCACCGGCCCCCGTTACTGCCCCAGCATCGAGGATAAATTCGTGCGATTTGCCGACAAGCCGCGCCATTTGCTGTTTATCGAGCCCGAGGGGCGCACCACCAACGAGTTTTACGTGAACGGGCTTTCCACATCGCTGCCCTTCGACGTGCAGATGAAAATGGTCCGCACCGTGCCCGGACTGGAACACGCCGAGCTGCTCCGACCAGCCTATGCCGTGGAATACGATTTTGCGCCACCGACGCAGCTGTTTCCGTCACTCGAGTCCAAAAAACTGGAGAATCTGTTTTTCGCGGGCCAAATCAACGGAACGTCCGGCTACGAGGAGGCCGCATCCCAAGGCCTGATTGCAGGCGTGAATGCCGTCCATAAGGCGAGGGGAGAGCAGCCGCTCGTTTTGGCCCGCCACGAAGGTTATATCGGGGTGTTAATTGACGATCTCGTAACCAAAGGCACCCGGGAGCCTTACCGCATGTTCACCAGTAGAGCGGAGCACCGCTTGCTTTTTAACCACGGCAGTGCCGAGCAAAGGCTGATCCATCACGCGAAGGTCCATGGCTTGGTCGGACCGGAGCGACTGGCGCGTATGGCAGCGAAAAGTGAATCGATTACGCATTGGATTAATACGTTTGAAACCACGCGACCGGGAGGAGGGCAGGGGACTTTTGCGGACTGGATTCGACGAGCAAGTCAGGGTGACGGCGCGTGGCCGGAACTGCCGGAAACCTTCCAACAGCTGCCCACCGAAAGTCGCGACCAGGTGCTTTACCGCGTGAGCTACCGCGGCTACTTGGAGCGGGAAGAGCGTCAGGTCGCAAAACTGGCGCAAACCGAGAAGATTCGAATCCCCTCCGGCTTGAACTACGCCGAAATCAAGGGGCTGCGCCGTGAAAGCGCCCTGAAGCTGACGGAGACCCAACCAGTAAATCTAGGCCAAGCGAGCCGGATCAGTGGAGTTAACCCCTCTGATATCAGCATCTTAATGGTCTTTATCGAAACGCTGCGACGCCAAACGCCTCGTGCCACCTAG
- the mnmE gene encoding tRNA uridine-5-carboxymethylaminomethyl(34) synthesis GTPase MnmE, translating into MSDSSATIAAPATPAGTSAIAVVRVSGPECAALAGAIFDSPLPARTACHHDYRDIAGQTVDDVLVTFFAGPHSYTGEDVMEISTHGNPLISQLVLDDLFKRGCQPAEAGEFTRRAFLNGRLDLSQAEAVMDLIHARSARAVAAANQQLRGSLGQHMTRLTDELLLALARVEAYIDFPEEDLPEEDRGIVGDILTNVLRGTERLLATHRYGDLLRDGIKTVILGEPNAGKSSLLNTLIGRERALVSDEPGTTRDYLEETVIVGPHCLRLIDTAGLNPTPGTVEALGIRKTHERIEEADLCLLVLDCTHPTPPLPDDIAARLHANDTVVVLNKIDLTNHQPLVAIGPADLPTVQVSTLTGAGIKELEAKITEIADRLQPPEAGDQIAINARHADALRRATECLATARQNLMPLGPTELLASDLRGVLDAYGEIAGRIDNEDMLDRLFSTFCIGK; encoded by the coding sequence ATGTCCGATTCCTCCGCCACCATTGCCGCTCCCGCCACTCCCGCCGGCACCTCCGCCATCGCGGTGGTGCGGGTGAGCGGCCCCGAATGCGCCGCCTTGGCCGGGGCGATCTTCGACAGTCCCCTGCCCGCTCGCACCGCTTGCCACCACGATTACCGCGACATCGCCGGCCAAACCGTCGACGATGTGCTGGTCACGTTTTTCGCCGGTCCGCATTCCTACACGGGCGAAGACGTCATGGAGATTTCCACCCACGGGAATCCATTGATCTCTCAACTTGTTCTGGACGATCTATTTAAACGTGGGTGCCAACCAGCCGAAGCGGGTGAATTCACGCGCCGAGCGTTTTTGAACGGTCGCCTGGATCTCAGTCAGGCCGAGGCGGTGATGGACCTGATCCATGCGCGCAGTGCCCGGGCCGTGGCGGCCGCCAACCAGCAACTTCGCGGCAGCCTAGGGCAACATATGACGCGGTTGACTGATGAGCTGTTGCTCGCGCTGGCTCGCGTGGAAGCCTACATCGACTTTCCGGAGGAGGATTTACCCGAGGAAGATCGCGGTATTGTCGGCGATATTTTGACGAATGTTCTACGTGGAACGGAACGCCTTCTGGCGACGCATCGCTATGGTGATTTGCTACGTGACGGGATCAAAACCGTGATTCTGGGCGAACCCAACGCGGGCAAGAGCTCGCTGCTCAATACCTTGATCGGTCGCGAGCGCGCCTTGGTTAGCGACGAACCCGGCACGACCCGCGACTACTTGGAGGAAACGGTCATCGTCGGCCCGCACTGCTTGCGGCTAATCGACACCGCCGGGCTCAATCCCACGCCCGGCACGGTGGAGGCCCTGGGCATTCGCAAGACACATGAGCGAATCGAAGAGGCCGACCTGTGCCTGCTCGTGCTGGACTGCACCCACCCTACCCCGCCCTTGCCGGACGACATCGCCGCTCGCTTGCACGCCAACGATACCGTCGTGGTGCTCAACAAAATCGATCTGACGAACCACCAGCCATTGGTCGCCATCGGCCCGGCCGACCTGCCCACCGTGCAAGTCTCCACCCTCACCGGTGCGGGTATCAAAGAGCTTGAAGCCAAGATCACGGAAATCGCCGATCGGCTGCAGCCGCCCGAGGCCGGCGATCAGATCGCCATCAACGCCCGACATGCCGACGCACTGCGGAGAGCCACCGAGTGCCTCGCGACCGCACGCCAAAATCTCATGCCCCTAGGCCCGACCGAGCTCCTCGCGAGCGACCTGCGTGGCGTGCTCGACGCCTATGGCGAGATTGCCGGCCGGATCGATAACGAGGACATGCTCGATCGCCTTTTTTCGACCTTCTGTATTGGTAAATAG
- a CDS encoding efflux RND transporter periplasmic adaptor subunit → MTESASPPAPFDPTAGDNHQRRRKGWRYGVGLILIALIVAGLWPAPLPVETSVVTRGPLTVTVNEEGMTQVRHRFVVSSPVSGSLRRIVLKPGAIVEAGRTVLAVLEPAGGDILDVRSRAQAEARVRAAESQVAQAEAQRERAAAALELAGTEASRQRTLAKDRLVSQQELDIAINRERTAAQEDRASTFALQVARYELEQARAVLMRGQPGAEDLDALMTITSPVSGRVLRVLQESARLVTGGTPLIEVGDPTDLEVRIEVLSRDGVAIATGANVWLDQWGGPQPLRAQVRLVEPAAFTKVSALGVEEQRVNVLADLVTPATERPTLGDGYRVEARIERATRENVLQVAAGALFQREKTWSTFVLKGKRATLREVDVGLSDGIMTEITRGLEQGETVIIYPGDRVADGSRVEPIDT, encoded by the coding sequence ATGACCGAATCCGCTTCTCCGCCCGCCCCGTTCGACCCCACCGCCGGTGACAACCATCAACGCCGCCGCAAGGGTTGGCGCTATGGGGTCGGGCTTATCCTGATCGCACTGATCGTCGCCGGACTATGGCCGGCGCCGCTTCCCGTCGAGACCAGTGTCGTCACCCGCGGACCGCTGACCGTCACCGTCAACGAGGAAGGCATGACCCAGGTGCGTCATCGATTCGTCGTGTCGAGCCCTGTATCCGGAAGTTTGAGACGCATCGTCCTCAAGCCCGGCGCCATCGTCGAGGCCGGGCGGACCGTGCTGGCCGTGCTGGAACCAGCCGGTGGCGACATTCTCGACGTGCGTTCACGCGCGCAGGCCGAGGCGCGGGTGCGGGCCGCCGAAAGCCAGGTCGCGCAAGCCGAAGCTCAGCGCGAACGGGCGGCCGCCGCGCTGGAGCTGGCCGGCACCGAGGCGTCCCGCCAACGCACCCTGGCCAAGGATCGGCTGGTTTCCCAACAGGAGCTCGACATCGCCATCAATCGCGAACGCACCGCCGCCCAAGAGGATCGGGCGTCGACCTTTGCGCTGCAGGTAGCGCGCTACGAACTCGAACAGGCCCGCGCCGTGCTCATGCGGGGTCAACCGGGCGCGGAGGACTTGGATGCGTTAATGACCATCACATCACCCGTCAGCGGACGGGTGCTGCGGGTGCTGCAGGAAAGCGCCCGCCTCGTCACGGGGGGCACGCCCCTGATTGAGGTGGGCGATCCCACGGATCTCGAAGTCCGCATCGAAGTGCTATCCCGCGACGGCGTCGCGATCGCGACCGGAGCCAACGTGTGGCTCGACCAGTGGGGCGGACCGCAACCCCTGCGCGCGCAGGTGCGCCTCGTCGAACCGGCCGCGTTCACCAAAGTCTCCGCTCTCGGCGTCGAGGAACAACGCGTGAATGTGCTGGCTGATCTGGTCACGCCCGCGACGGAACGCCCCACCCTCGGCGACGGCTATCGCGTCGAAGCTCGAATCGAGCGTGCGACGCGCGAGAACGTGCTGCAGGTCGCCGCCGGGGCGCTGTTTCAACGGGAAAAAACGTGGTCCACTTTCGTGCTCAAAGGGAAACGTGCCACATTGCGTGAGGTCGATGTCGGACTCTCCGACGGCATCATGACGGAAATCACCCGCGGACTGGAACAGGGCGAAACCGTCATCATCTACCCGGGCGATCGCGTGGCCGACGGGAGCCGGGTCGAGCCCATTGATACCTGA
- a CDS encoding ABC transporter permease — MDLLDVKLLRDLRALKSQALAVALVMACGLAMMIMTRSLIRSLDTARDGYYEKHHFAQVFAGLKRAPDSVRDRIAALPGVAAVETTVEVRVTLDLPHLLEPASGLINSIPDRRDLVLNQLFLRRGHFLDTARRHEILVSEAFAEANTLEPGDRIAAILNGSRLDLRVAGIVLAPQYVFEAPPGAALPDNRTFGIFWMRNQEIAEAFNLEGAFNTVALTLAPGASASQVIADLDRLLEPYGGLGAYDRSEHPSDIRVSDEIRVLEGLSFGFPLVFLSVAAFMTHSVMSRQIALQREQIAILKAFGFTHRTIAWHFVKFALVIVVLGTVLGTTGGFLFGLQLVDMYHLFFRFPRLDFVPATNAILGALLASSAAALVGVAGAVRKVVRLSPAEAMRPEPPASYRPALAERLGISRWFSVTLRMSLRNLERKPWQAFFTTIALAMATGILIIPNAFRDGIRHILDFQWDVVQRQTVSVSLVEPGPLRVTHDFAQLPGVVHTEPFRSVAVELQSGHVSRRLGIKGLVRGAQLNRVIGTDGKSLVLPAAGLIISAALGESLDIRPGEKVTVNVLQGKRRSIDVTVAAFAEDFAGIAAYMELGALNRLLGEGDRISGAYLTVKKRDWPAFLSELKATPQASGVVIKEAMRQSFRDTTAESIGMIQVLYSTFATVVAFGIVYNSARIALSERARELATLRVLGFSQSDVGSVLVGELVVLAALAVPLGLWLGSGMASTLIESINTETVRLPLILSASNYAYATLVITLATVVSATIACRKLNQLDLVGALKARE; from the coding sequence ATGGACCTGCTCGACGTGAAACTCCTGCGCGACCTGCGCGCCTTGAAATCACAGGCTCTGGCTGTCGCGCTCGTCATGGCGTGCGGTCTGGCGATGATGATCATGACGCGCAGCCTCATCCGCTCGCTCGACACCGCGCGCGATGGCTATTACGAGAAACACCACTTCGCCCAGGTCTTCGCCGGCCTCAAACGCGCGCCCGACAGCGTGCGTGATCGCATCGCCGCCCTGCCCGGCGTCGCCGCCGTCGAAACGACGGTCGAGGTGCGCGTCACCCTCGACCTTCCCCATCTGCTCGAGCCCGCATCGGGGTTGATCAATTCCATCCCGGATCGCCGCGATCTGGTGCTCAATCAGCTTTTTCTTCGGCGTGGTCACTTTCTGGATACAGCGAGGCGACATGAGATTCTGGTCAGCGAGGCATTTGCCGAGGCCAATACCCTCGAACCGGGCGATCGCATTGCCGCCATTCTCAACGGCAGCCGTCTGGACCTGCGGGTGGCGGGCATCGTGCTCGCGCCGCAATACGTCTTCGAAGCTCCGCCGGGGGCAGCCCTGCCCGACAATCGCACGTTCGGCATATTCTGGATGCGCAATCAAGAGATCGCCGAAGCCTTCAACCTGGAAGGGGCCTTCAATACGGTCGCCCTCACGCTCGCGCCGGGCGCTTCCGCATCACAGGTTATCGCGGACCTTGATCGCTTGCTTGAGCCCTACGGCGGACTGGGTGCCTATGATCGCAGCGAACATCCGTCGGACATTCGCGTGAGCGACGAAATCCGCGTGCTGGAGGGCCTGTCGTTTGGCTTTCCGTTGGTGTTTCTCAGCGTGGCCGCATTCATGACCCACTCGGTCATGAGCCGCCAGATCGCGTTGCAGCGCGAACAGATCGCGATCCTCAAGGCGTTCGGGTTCACCCACCGCACCATCGCGTGGCATTTCGTGAAATTCGCGCTCGTGATTGTGGTGCTCGGCACCGTGCTCGGCACCACCGGGGGCTTCCTGTTCGGACTGCAATTGGTGGACATGTATCACCTGTTCTTCCGCTTTCCGCGGCTCGATTTCGTGCCCGCCACCAATGCGATTCTGGGGGCGTTGTTGGCCAGTTCCGCCGCCGCGTTGGTCGGAGTCGCCGGAGCCGTGCGCAAGGTCGTGCGCCTCTCGCCCGCCGAGGCGATGCGGCCGGAGCCGCCCGCGAGCTACCGACCGGCATTGGCGGAACGACTGGGCATCTCGCGGTGGTTCTCCGTCACCTTGCGCATGTCCTTGCGCAACCTCGAACGCAAACCCTGGCAGGCTTTCTTCACGACAATCGCCCTCGCGATGGCAACGGGTATCCTCATCATCCCCAACGCGTTTCGGGACGGCATTCGCCACATTCTGGATTTCCAATGGGACGTGGTGCAGCGGCAAACGGTGAGCGTGTCCTTGGTCGAGCCCGGGCCACTTCGCGTCACTCATGACTTCGCGCAACTGCCCGGCGTCGTCCATACCGAACCGTTTCGCTCGGTGGCAGTGGAGTTGCAATCCGGCCACGTCAGTCGGCGGTTGGGCATCAAGGGCCTGGTCCGGGGAGCTCAACTCAACCGCGTCATCGGCACCGACGGGAAGTCTCTGGTGCTGCCCGCAGCCGGCCTCATTATCTCGGCCGCATTGGGCGAATCACTGGACATTCGGCCGGGTGAAAAAGTCACCGTCAATGTGCTCCAGGGCAAACGTCGCTCCATCGATGTAACGGTGGCCGCTTTCGCCGAAGACTTTGCCGGCATCGCCGCTTACATGGAGCTCGGCGCTCTGAACCGACTCCTCGGCGAAGGCGACCGGATCAGCGGCGCCTACCTGACCGTGAAGAAGCGCGATTGGCCCGCATTCTTGAGTGAGCTCAAAGCGACCCCGCAAGCCTCGGGCGTCGTCATCAAAGAAGCCATGCGGCAGAGCTTTCGCGACACGACGGCGGAAAGCATCGGCATGATTCAAGTGCTCTACTCCACCTTCGCCACCGTTGTCGCCTTTGGCATCGTCTACAACAGCGCTCGGATCGCCCTGTCGGAGCGAGCACGCGAACTGGCGACATTGCGCGTGCTCGGATTCAGTCAAAGCGATGTGGGCAGCGTGTTGGTGGGTGAACTGGTGGTGCTCGCCGCGCTCGCGGTGCCCCTCGGGCTGTGGCTGGGCTCGGGCATGGCGTCGACCCTGATCGAAAGCATCAACACCGAGACCGTGCGCCTGCCGCTGATTCTCTCCGCCTCCAACTACGCCTACGCCACCCTCGTCATCACGTTGGCCACGGTGGTTTCCGCCACCATCGCCTGCCGCAAGTTGAACCAACTCGATTTGGTCGGAGCCCTCAAGGCCCGCGAATAA
- a CDS encoding ABC transporter ATP-binding protein has product MNAPDSSNHPPSLLTARGLSKTYGSGHAAVHALREVDLDLPGGELVVLLGASGSGKSTLLNLVGGLDAPTGGSLHYRGWDVGRADESGLTAYRRDVVGFVFQFYNLIPSLTARENIGLITEVSRNPMSTEDALDLVNLSNRANHFPAQLSGGEQQRVAIARAIAKRPEVLLCDEPTGALDVKTGIIVLEAIQRINRELGTLTLVITHNAILAKMADRVFTMSDGRLSPAQINSDPRPVSELEW; this is encoded by the coding sequence GTGAACGCACCCGATTCCTCAAACCATCCGCCTTCCCTGCTGACGGCGCGGGGTTTGTCCAAAACCTATGGCTCCGGCCATGCCGCCGTGCATGCGTTGCGCGAGGTCGATCTCGATCTGCCCGGCGGCGAGCTCGTGGTGCTGCTGGGAGCGTCCGGTTCAGGTAAGTCCACTTTGCTGAACCTCGTCGGCGGCCTCGATGCGCCGACTGGCGGTTCACTGCACTACCGGGGCTGGGATGTTGGCCGCGCCGACGAATCCGGCCTCACCGCGTATCGGCGCGATGTGGTGGGGTTTGTTTTTCAGTTCTACAATCTGATCCCCTCGCTCACCGCCCGCGAAAACATCGGTCTCATCACCGAAGTATCGCGCAATCCCATGAGCACCGAGGATGCGCTCGACTTGGTTAATCTCTCCAACCGCGCGAACCATTTTCCCGCGCAGCTCTCGGGCGGCGAACAACAACGCGTGGCCATCGCCCGCGCCATCGCGAAGCGGCCCGAGGTGTTGCTGTGCGACGAGCCGACCGGTGCCCTCGACGTCAAAACCGGCATCATCGTGCTCGAGGCCATTCAACGCATCAACCGCGAGCTCGGCACGTTGACCTTGGTCATCACCCACAACGCGATCCTGGCCAAGATGGCCGATCGCGTTTTCACCATGTCGGACGGGCGCTTGAGTCCGGCCCAGATCAATTCCGATCCGCGGCCGGTGAGCGAACTGGAATGGTAG
- a CDS encoding tetratricopeptide repeat protein: MSIRHASMPIRAAALAAALALGVTAAHADDDVVQAAPVLVSTTAGGPQWETVKELIAFAEDGNPEAAFQYAQLLEEGSDDLAADPAKAIRLYEQSAAAGYGEALFRLGKINHDGLLGQRTNYVAALDYYQRAAALGVPEATYNVGAMHVSGRGTRRNYTEGLAWLMLAAEQGSDPGSVDQVKERLRKRPQMITAAENRLAGLKVELAAGPSDATDSTDSTSSLAPKPAAPAVLKIDAPKPTIPSNSVRPTLPSFAPAKPSIGVPSFSLPRPAPAPAPEPTDKSESDQRR, from the coding sequence ATGAGCATTCGTCACGCCTCGATGCCGATCCGGGCCGCTGCGCTGGCTGCGGCCCTGGCATTGGGCGTGACGGCGGCGCACGCCGACGACGACGTGGTGCAGGCCGCGCCCGTGCTCGTTTCCACCACGGCGGGCGGTCCCCAGTGGGAAACCGTCAAAGAACTCATCGCGTTCGCCGAAGACGGTAATCCCGAGGCGGCATTTCAATACGCTCAACTCCTCGAGGAAGGGAGCGACGACCTCGCGGCCGATCCCGCGAAAGCGATTCGCCTCTACGAACAATCCGCCGCTGCCGGTTACGGCGAAGCGTTGTTTCGCCTCGGCAAAATCAATCACGACGGTCTGCTCGGCCAACGCACCAATTACGTCGCCGCGCTCGACTACTACCAGCGCGCCGCCGCCCTCGGCGTGCCCGAAGCGACCTACAACGTCGGCGCGATGCACGTGAGCGGGCGCGGCACCCGGCGCAACTACACCGAAGGTCTCGCGTGGCTGATGTTGGCCGCCGAGCAGGGCTCCGACCCGGGCTCCGTGGACCAAGTCAAAGAACGCCTGCGCAAGCGCCCGCAGATGATCACCGCCGCCGAGAACCGCCTCGCGGGTCTCAAAGTCGAACTCGCCGCCGGACCGAGCGACGCCACCGATTCAACGGATTCGACCAGCTCGCTGGCCCCAAAACCCGCAGCACCCGCCGTGCTCAAAATCGACGCCCCCAAACCGACGATTCCGAGCAATTCGGTCCGCCCCACCCTGCCCTCCTTCGCGCCCGCCAAACCCTCCATCGGCGTGCCCTCTTTTTCGCTGCCTCGTCCGGCTCCGGCACCCGCGCCAGAGCCCACGGACAAATCGGAGAGCGACCAGCGCCGATAG
- the recA gene encoding recombinase RecA, with protein MARNSPAKTTAAAPANEVAARKNVDLAISAITKQFGEGSIMRLGDNHKMKVETISTGSLAIDLALGVGGLPRGRIVEIYGPESSGKTTFCLSVIAEAQRNGGLAAFVDVEHALDPKYARVVGVNLDDLLVSQPDSGEDALNITETLIRSNAIDVIVIDSVAALVSKAELDGQMGDATVGSQARLMSQAMRRLTAVVSKTKCICIFTNQIREKIGVMFGSPETTPGGRALKFFCSVRIDIRRREQIKQPDGKVIGNRTKLKIVKNKVAPPFTECEFDIMYDEGISANGSIIDLGIEHKILEKRGAWISYNGDLIGQGRDAAKAALKEKPALGKEIMTAVMAKVNVTGGADITGEKADD; from the coding sequence ATGGCCCGTAACTCTCCCGCCAAAACCACCGCCGCCGCTCCCGCCAACGAGGTCGCCGCCCGCAAGAATGTCGACCTCGCGATCAGCGCGATCACCAAGCAGTTCGGCGAGGGCTCGATCATGCGTCTGGGCGACAACCACAAGATGAAGGTCGAGACCATCTCGACCGGCTCGCTCGCCATCGACCTCGCCCTCGGCGTCGGCGGCCTGCCGCGCGGCCGCATCGTGGAAATCTACGGTCCGGAATCTTCCGGTAAGACGACCTTCTGTTTGAGCGTCATCGCCGAGGCCCAGCGCAACGGTGGCCTCGCCGCCTTCGTCGACGTCGAACACGCCCTGGACCCGAAATATGCCCGCGTCGTCGGCGTGAATCTTGATGATCTGCTCGTCTCCCAACCCGACTCCGGCGAAGACGCGCTCAACATCACCGAGACCCTCATCCGCTCCAACGCCATCGATGTGATCGTCATCGACTCCGTCGCCGCCCTCGTTTCCAAAGCCGAACTCGACGGCCAGATGGGCGATGCCACCGTCGGCTCGCAAGCCCGCCTCATGTCGCAGGCCATGCGCCGCCTCACTGCCGTGGTCAGCAAGACCAAGTGCATCTGTATCTTCACCAATCAGATTCGCGAAAAGATCGGCGTCATGTTCGGCAGCCCCGAAACCACCCCCGGTGGCCGCGCGCTCAAGTTCTTCTGTTCGGTGCGCATCGACATCCGTCGCCGCGAGCAAATCAAGCAGCCCGACGGCAAGGTCATCGGCAATCGCACCAAGCTCAAGATCGTCAAAAACAAGGTCGCTCCCCCGTTCACCGAGTGCGAATTCGACATCATGTATGACGAGGGCATCTCCGCCAACGGCTCCATCATCGATCTCGGCATCGAGCACAAGATCCTCGAAAAGCGCGGCGCCTGGATTTCCTACAACGGCGACCTCATCGGCCAGGGTCGCGACGCCGCCAAAGCGGCGCTCAAGGAAAAACCCGCGCTCGGCAAAGAGATCATGACCGCCGTGATGGCCAAAGTGAACGTCACCGGCGGCGCCGACATCACCGGCGAAAAAGCCGACGACTAA